A single genomic interval of Cystobacter ferrugineus harbors:
- a CDS encoding pentapeptide repeat-containing protein — MDSLGNIVFKDREIENERLELTDTKANYILGPSLTMRNCTLVLKVSARRLSLKLPHFIDCTFEVKQELKNYQSWVAASLKGCRFKGRLSGCDFGYWPEYMDLPWYQHGSIEDCDFTEARLDGCRIMGSDPASLRFPKWPCFTILDPIRRARELNSVQWPGGFRPIIVEGQYRDPPCTMAVTLYAPSLAKRRETTEDAFRAVIEQFDFIVY, encoded by the coding sequence ATGGATTCGCTCGGGAACATCGTCTTCAAAGATCGGGAAATTGAAAACGAGCGGTTGGAGCTGACGGATACGAAAGCCAACTACATCCTCGGCCCCAGCCTGACGATGAGGAACTGTACCCTCGTGCTGAAGGTGTCCGCCCGGCGCCTGAGCCTCAAGCTGCCCCATTTCATCGACTGCACATTCGAGGTGAAGCAGGAGTTGAAGAACTACCAGAGCTGGGTGGCAGCATCCCTGAAGGGCTGCCGCTTCAAGGGGCGGCTGTCGGGGTGCGACTTTGGGTACTGGCCTGAATACATGGACCTGCCGTGGTATCAGCACGGGTCCATCGAGGACTGCGACTTCACCGAGGCCCGCCTGGATGGCTGCCGCATCATGGGCTCGGATCCTGCTTCCCTTCGCTTTCCCAAGTGGCCCTGCTTCACCATCCTGGACCCCATCAGGCGAGCCCGCGAACTCAACAGCGTCCAGTGGCCGGGGGGATTTCGCCCCATCATCGTGGAGGGTCAGTACAGGGATCCTCCCTGCACGATGGCCGTAACGCTCTACGCTCCATCCCTCGCCAAGCGCCGCGAGACGACCGAGGACGCATTCAGAGCGGTCATTGAGCAGTTCGACTTCATCGTTTACTGA